Below is a genomic region from Drosophila kikkawai strain 14028-0561.14 chromosome X, DkikHiC1v2, whole genome shotgun sequence.
CTCCTAGCTTATATTTTTCCCtactctttctctttttttttacacatacacacagagagaaaaagagagagagagagcgatgCACTCCCTCTGCTTGGGAGCTGATAGGCCCGCTGAGTCAGGTTAATCGCTCGGTAACCCTGCTTCCCCTTTCATTTCAAGTTCAAAGGGAAATATTCTAATTGGCCATTTTCTAGCGAAATGACAGTTAATCGTTGAAGCGTGCTCGACAATCGATTTTTGGTCTCAATTGCAGCCTGCCTGTCTAGCCTCTTTTAACCTCCCCCCATTCAACCGCAATCAAAAGTAATTGAAAACTTTGTAATACGGTTGCATTTTTAAGCACTTCAACTGTCAAATGCTTGTCACTTCAAGGATGGTCACAGAAAGATGGGGACAATGCTTGTGAATGTATGAAAAGTACAGTTTGCAGGCTTAAAAAAAAGGCTTCTGCTAGAAAGAAATGCAAATAGAGAGAAATTTAATGTCTGGAAAGTACAGTTTGTAGGCCGGGCAAATAGCTCATTAAAAAAAGAGATGGCACTAGAGTTTATGCTTGGACCCTGAAGGTTCGAAAAGTACAGTTTTCAGGATTTGCAAAAAGCTCAATCCAGAAAGACACGGTAATAAGTACAGTTTGCAGGTCTTCCGAAAAGGTTCAAGGCAGTAAGAGATGGATATAAAGTTCATGCTTAATACTACAGTTCGCTAGCTAAAGTTCccaagttaaaaaaatacttaataatATCACTTGTTTTTAAGCAAACAGTATATTGAATAGAGTCAATTAGCACGTACtaaacatattttccattcattaccgttaatttgtttaaatatctTACTTGATTGATATTTTACTTGTAAATtcagtataaaaaaaaaacactaagACGGCTCAAGATCTCTTAAATcatagataaatatataatattagggtaaatatttttaaattataagcaaatataattttttttatttattttcctccaATAATTAAGCAGTTCTTAAAGCAATAATATCATTCAAAATCTAAAAGTcaatagatttttatatacactATCTCTCACATCTGTATtttccaattaattattatcttTTTGAGAGTGTAAGTAACTTTCAAGATCAATGATCTCTCTGGTGGAACTGTAATCTCTGTGATCGAGTGCTAATCTAATCAGCGCTTGACATTGTTTTACCGCTTTGTAGGACAGAAATCGGAAGCAAATAGCAACGCTTTTTTTCACGAGGCTGTTACCTGGGCTGCCTTTGATGGGTGGGTGGGATGGTGGAAAGGTGAGATCAAGGCTAATAACAATAACTCTAGTGGCTGGCTGATGCCGCTGGCACAGTGACACACTGACACATGGAAAACCtgtcccacacacacacactacaaCAGAGAGAATCTACAGCTGTTTATCAATTGGAGtgttcacacacacacacacacacacatacacaagcTATAGAACGATAGAGATACCAGTTTGTAAATGAAAACGCTGGCTCAAGGTCACCTGCAGCTGTCTgttacaacaacaataattcCCCTCCCTTTCTTCCCCCTCTGTGAAAATTTGCAtaagtgaaatattttcattagcATTATTTACAGTGTCCGCGGGGGAATTAACTATTTATTAGAATAAACAACAAACGGCTGTCAGGTTTCTCTCCCTCTTTATATTACAGTTTCAAAGTTCTCACTTTACCCggttatttatttgcttacttttttttttgtaatagaTCATCATCAGAATACAAGGCGAGTTCCGGTAGAGGAAAATAAAGGGGACgttgaaaattatatactaCTAGAATTGGTTGAGTTTTTTTGAAATGTTATATGCGCTgagcattttttattatttgtattatataaattatttgaatatgCAGTTACAGTAGTTGCACAAAAGTAAACAAcactattttttataaagttattttttaaagtatttatatgtttaaagTTTAGTAGTAGTTCATTTTAGTAGTAGTTAGTTTTAAAGATAAATCCATATTTCAACAACAAATCTAAGCTGTTTTGTCTCCATATACAGCCTCTTTATACTATTTCCTAGTTCCACAAATACCACTTTAACATGACCAAGTATAACTGGTTTCTTATTATTCTAGTTCGAATATAATTCCtataattctaaaatataatataatacatataatatgtattaaatataataatatgatAACCAAAACCACTGGACATGAAAACCTTATTGCATGTTTTAAGCGAAACACATGAGTTTTTCAAATGGAAGCCAAGCCAGGCCCCCTTATAACCCCAATTGCCGTCAATTACAATTAACTCGAGGGTAAAACAATCTACATAGGGGACCTCTACATAAGCCGAAACCCGCTTGAACCCCTAGTAAAACCCCACACTTATAGGTCATGGTTATTTTTCCCTTTATTACAGAGCTTCCTGTTTGGAACTATGATGGCAGCTCCTGCTACCAGGCCGAGGGCTCCAACTCGGACACCTACCTGTACCCGGTGGCCATCTACAAGGACCCCTTCCGTCGCGGCAACAACATCCTGGTGATGTGCGATACCTACAAGTTCGATGGTACCCCCACCGAGACCAACAAGCGCAAGACCTGCTTGGAGGTGGCCAACAAGTGTCTGGATGCGGAGCCCTGGTTCGGTATTGAGCAGGAGTACACCTTCCTTGATTTCGATGGTCATCCGCTGGGTTGGCCCAAGAACGGTTTCCCAGGACCCCAGGGACCCTACTATTGCGGTGTTGGTGCCAACAAGGTGAGTTTTTCTATAGATTTCTATTATTTCTCGATAATTTTCGATAGATTTTCGATATTTGCATATGCACAAGGAAACGATAATAAATTACTGATTATTTATCCTTTTAGGTTTATGCCCGCGATATTGTGGATGCCCACTACCGCGCCTGCCTCTACGCCGGTATCAAGGTTTCCGGAACCAATGCCGAGGTGATGCCCGCCCAGTGGGAGTTCCAGGTGGGACCCTGCGTGGGAATCTCCATTGGCGATGACCTCTGGATGGCCCGATTCCTGTTGCACCGCATTTCCGAGGAGTTTGGCGTAAGTTTAAACTTTCTTAacttaaattacttttaaagtatttatttttttttgtatattcccctaattcaaatatataattttcttacTTACAGATTGTGTCCACTCTGGACCCCAAGCCCATGCCTGGTGACTGGAACGGCGCTGGTGCCCACACCAATGTCTCCACGAAGGCGATGCGCGAGGATGGCGGCATCCGGGATATTGAGAAGGCCGTAGCCAAGCTGTCCAAGTGCCACGAGCGCCACATTCGCGCCTATGATCCCAAGCAGGGCCAGGACAATGCCCGTCGTCTGACCGGCAAGCACGAGACGAGCTCGATCAATGACTTTAGCGCTGGAGTGGCCAATCGTGGATGCAGCATACGTATTCCCCGAGGTGTCAATGATGATGGCAAGGGTTACTTCGAGGATCGTCGGCCCAGCTCCAACTGTGACCCCTACTCCGTGGTGGAGGCCATCTTGCGCACCATTTGCCTGGACGAATAAGCGGGAACCACTTCCGCTTCCGTTTGCGAAACATTTGTTATCGATTTATCGattgttgttaaaaaaaaacacacacacaccttgaTCCATTTGACCCGTCACTACTGATTACCCGAACATCGAACCCGAACAACACCCGAAGTTATACGAAGCATTACGTAGGCTTAGATTTTAGGCGTACTCAAGTTTACCTAATAACGTATTTTCCCCCCAGAAAAGCCCGAAAAATAGACACCAGAATAATTAACTATTCTAAGGCAGCCCCTCCTCTTgctgatat
It encodes:
- the Gs2 gene encoding glutamine synthetase 2 cytoplasmic isoform X2, which encodes MHSAILEDSPNARINKTILDRYLSLPLQENVVQATYVWIDGTGEDLRCKDRTLDFIPSSPKELPVWNYDGSSCYQAEGSNSDTYLYPVAIYKDPFRRGNNILVMCDTYKFDGTPTETNKRKTCLEVANKCLDAEPWFGIEQEYTFLDFDGHPLGWPKNGFPGPQGPYYCGVGANKVYARDIVDAHYRACLYAGIKVSGTNAEVMPAQWEFQVGPCVGISIGDDLWMARFLLHRISEEFGIVSTLDPKPMPGDWNGAGAHTNVSTKAMREDGGIRDIEKAVAKLSKCHERHIRAYDPKQGQDNARRLTGKHETSSINDFSAGVANRGCSIRIPRGVNDDGKGYFEDRRPSSNCDPYSVVEAILRTICLDE
- the Gs2 gene encoding glutamine synthetase 2 cytoplasmic isoform X1, translated to MSARILEDSPNARINKTILDRYLSLPLQENVVQATYVWIDGTGEDLRCKDRTLDFIPSSPKELPVWNYDGSSCYQAEGSNSDTYLYPVAIYKDPFRRGNNILVMCDTYKFDGTPTETNKRKTCLEVANKCLDAEPWFGIEQEYTFLDFDGHPLGWPKNGFPGPQGPYYCGVGANKVYARDIVDAHYRACLYAGIKVSGTNAEVMPAQWEFQVGPCVGISIGDDLWMARFLLHRISEEFGIVSTLDPKPMPGDWNGAGAHTNVSTKAMREDGGIRDIEKAVAKLSKCHERHIRAYDPKQGQDNARRLTGKHETSSINDFSAGVANRGCSIRIPRGVNDDGKGYFEDRRPSSNCDPYSVVEAILRTICLDE